The window GATGGTGATGCCGGGCGACAACATCAAGCTTGGCGTGGAGTTGATTGCACCGATCGCGATGGAGGAAGGCCTGCGCTTCGCCATCCGCGAGGGTGGCCGCACGGTGGGTGCGGGCGTGGTGGCGAAGATCCTCGAGTGATCTCGCGCCTGCACTTAGAGAACTGAAGGAAACCTACACGTGGCAAATCAGAACATCCGTATCCGGCTCCGCGCTTTCGATTACAAGCTGATCGATAGCTCGGCCCGGGAGATCGTCGAAACCGCGCGTCGTACTGGCGCGCAGGTCCGCGGCCCGATCCCCCTGCCGACCAAGAAGGAGCGCTTCACGGTGCTGATCTCCCCGCACGTCAACAAGGACGCGCGAGACCAGTACGAGTTGCGCACGCACAAGCGTCTGATGGACATCGTCGACCCGACGGACAAAACCGTTGACGCCCTCATGAAGCTCGAGCTGCCGGCCGGTGTGGACGTGCAGATCAAGCTGCAGGCCGGGGCTTAAACAACCCCGGCGACGCGAGGGGCGACCGTCCTGCCGGGAGCGGTCGCCTTAACTGCCTTCCGCTGCGCCTTCGGCGTTGACGTAGGCGAATATCGTGCTAACATTTCCGGCTCTCCCCGGCTCGGGCACGAGTTCCGTTATCCAGGCCGTGGCTTAAGACTGGCTGATCACCGAGATCTACCCGCGGCTTTGACCGCCGTCGGCGCGCCTTTCTGCGCGTGGATGGATCCCCTGCGCTGACGTTGGCGCCGCCTCCGAGAGGGGTGTGGCGGCCTGCCAGCCGGTGACATTCGAGGATTTGACGATGCCCATTGGTGTAGTCGGCCGCAAACGCGGTATGACGCGGATCTTTACTGAAAACGGCGAGTCGGTGCCCGTCACCGTGATCGAGGCCACCCCCAACCGGGTGACCCAGGTCAAGGGGCAGGACACGGACGGCTACACGGCACTGCAAGTTACCGCGGGCGAGAAGCGTCGCTCACGCGTTTCAAAGGCGGCCGCCGGGCACTTCGCCAAGGCCGACGTGGCGCCGGGTACCGGCCTGTGGGAGTTCCGCGTCTCCGATGCCGAGCTTGAGGGTATGTCGGCGGGCAGCGAGATCACCGTCGAGGCCTTCGAGGCCGGCCAAAAGGTCGACGTGGTCGGCACGACCGTCGGTAAGGGGTTCGCCGGTGCGATCAAGCGGCACAACTTCCGCACCCAGGACGCCACGCACGGCAACTCCCTAGCCCACCGGGCGCCTGGCTCCATCGGCCAGAATCAGACGCCGGGCCGCGTGTTCAAGGGTAAGAAGATGTCGGGGCACATGGGGAACAAGCGCCGCACGGCGCAAAATCTGGAGGTCGTTCGCGTGGACGCTGAGCGCAACCTCCTGCTGATCAAGGGTGCCGTACCGGGCGCCGCCGGCAGCGACGTCATCGTGCAGCCGGCCGTGAAGACGAGGACGGCCTGATGGAACTTCAGCTCACGGGCGGTCAAGGTAGTGTTGATATCTCCGACACCACCTTCGGCCGCGAATACAACGAAGCGCTGGTGCACCAGCTGGTCGTGGCCTACATGGCCAAGGGCCGTGCCGGAAGCAAAGCGCAGAAGACGCGTTCCGACGTCAGCGGCGGCGGCATCAAGCCTTGGCGTCAGAAGGGCACTGGTCGCGCCCGCGCCGGTACCATTCGCAGCCCCATCTGGCGCGGGGGCGGTCGAGCCTTCGCCGCTCGCCCGCGGAACTTCGAACAGAAGGTCAACCGAAAGGCCTATCGCGCAGGCATGCGTTCCATCCTGTCGGAGCTCGTGCGGCAGGACCGATTGCACGTCGTCGAGTCCGTCGCCGTGGCAGAACCCAAGACCAAGGCCCTGCTCGCGTGGCTGGCCGGTGTCGACGTGGCAGCAGACTGCGCCATCATCGTCGGTGCAGCCCCCGACGCGCTGGTCCTCGCGGCCCGCAATCTGCCCCACGTCGAAGTGCTCGAAGCTAAGGCGGTCAACCCCGTCAGCCTCCTGCGCAATGCTCGCGTGGTCATCGACACGGCCGCACTCACGCACATCGAGGAGGCCTGGCAATGAGCCAAGAGCGTCTCATGACCCTGCTCCTCGGTCCGCACGTGTCCGAGAAGTCCACGCGCGTGGCGGATCAGTCTAATCAGGTGGTCTTCAAGGTGCGCCGCGATGCTAGCAAGCCCGAGATCGCCCAGGCGGTCGAGCTGATGTTCGACGTCAAGGTAGACAGCGTTCAGGTGGTCAACCACCGCGGCAAAATTAAGCGCTTCGGTTCCCGCTTCGGCCGTAGGTCGGACTGGAAGAAAGCCTACGTGACCCTAGCAGAGGGCCACGACATCGATTTCCTCGACGCCGCCGAGTAATAGCGCGTCGACGTAACGAATAGCGAGAGTCGCAGCGATGGCAGTTCAAAAGACCAAACCCACCTCCGCCGGCCGGCGCTTCGTCGTCAAGGTCAAGGCGAGTGGGCTGCACACGGGCAAGCCCTACGAGCCTCTCGTAGCGAGCAAGTCCCGCAGCGGTGGGCGCAACAACGCAGGTCGTATCACCACCCGACATCGTGGTGGTGGTCACAAGCAGCGCTATCGCGTCGTCGACTTCAAGCGTGACAAGGACAGCATCCCGGCCAAGGTGGAGCGTCTCGAGTACGACCCTAATCGGTCCGCTAACCTCGCGCTGCTGCTCTACGCGGACGGCGAGCGCCGCTACATCATTGCGCCCAAGGGTGTGGAAACCGGCACGCCTATAATGTCCGGCACAGATGCACCGATTAAGCCCGGCAACTGCCTGCCGCTGCGAAATATCCCGGTGGGTTCGGTCGTGCACTGCATAGAGCTGAAGCCTGGCTGCGGCGCTCAGCTCGCGCGCTCGGCCGGCGCGAGCGTGCAGCTGGCTGCGCGCGAGGGTCGCTACGCCACCCTGCGCCTGCGTTCCGGCGAGATGCGCAAGGTACTTGCCGAGTGCCGCGCGACCGTGGGTGAGGTCGGGAACGACGAGCACTCCTTGCGCAAGCTTGGTAAAGCGGGCGCCACGCGCTGGCGCGGTGTTCGCCCAACCGTTCGCGGTGTGGCTATGAACCCGGTCGACCACCCGCACGGTGGTGGTGAAGGTCGTACCTCCGGTGGTCGTCATCCGGTGAGCCCGTGGGGTACCCCCACCAAGGGCTACAAGACGCGTAACAACAAGCGCACGGACAACATGATCGTCCGTCGCCGTCGTAAGAAGTAAGGGGTTGGTGAAGTGCCACGTTCGGTAAGAAAAGGGCCTTTCGTCGACGAGCATCTGGCGAAGAAGGTGGAGGCAGCGGTCTCCGCTAACGATCGCCGTCCGATCAAGACCTGGTCGCGGCGCTCGATGATTCTCCCGGACATGGTGGGTCTCACCATTGCCGTGCACAACGGTCGTCAGCACGTGCCCGTGCTGGTGTCGGAAAACATGGTCGGCCCCAAGCTCGGTGAGTTCGCGCCCACGCGCACTTACAAGGGCCACGTGGCAGACAAGAAGACCCGCTGATAGGAGTGGGAACGATGGAAGTTTCAGCGAAGCTCCGCTACGCCCGCATCTCACCGCAGAAGTGTC of the Pseudomonadota bacterium genome contains:
- the rplC gene encoding 50S ribosomal protein L3; this encodes MPIGVVGRKRGMTRIFTENGESVPVTVIEATPNRVTQVKGQDTDGYTALQVTAGEKRRSRVSKAAAGHFAKADVAPGTGLWEFRVSDAELEGMSAGSEITVEAFEAGQKVDVVGTTVGKGFAGAIKRHNFRTQDATHGNSLAHRAPGSIGQNQTPGRVFKGKKMSGHMGNKRRTAQNLEVVRVDAERNLLLIKGAVPGAAGSDVIVQPAVKTRTA
- the rplD gene encoding 50S ribosomal protein L4; amino-acid sequence: MELQLTGGQGSVDISDTTFGREYNEALVHQLVVAYMAKGRAGSKAQKTRSDVSGGGIKPWRQKGTGRARAGTIRSPIWRGGGRAFAARPRNFEQKVNRKAYRAGMRSILSELVRQDRLHVVESVAVAEPKTKALLAWLAGVDVAADCAIIVGAAPDALVLAARNLPHVEVLEAKAVNPVSLLRNARVVIDTAALTHIEEAWQ
- the rpsJ gene encoding 30S ribosomal protein S10, which codes for MANQNIRIRLRAFDYKLIDSSAREIVETARRTGAQVRGPIPLPTKKERFTVLISPHVNKDARDQYELRTHKRLMDIVDPTDKTVDALMKLELPAGVDVQIKLQAGA
- the tuf gene encoding elongation factor Tu (EF-Tu; promotes GTP-dependent binding of aminoacyl-tRNA to the A-site of ribosomes during protein biosynthesis; when the tRNA anticodon matches the mRNA codon, GTP hydrolysis results; the inactive EF-Tu-GDP leaves the ribosome and release of GDP is promoted by elongation factor Ts; many prokaryotes have two copies of the gene encoding EF-Tu) encodes the protein MVMPGDNIKLGVELIAPIAMEEGLRFAIREGGRTVGAGVVAKILE
- the rpsS gene encoding 30S ribosomal protein S19, whose translation is MPRSVRKGPFVDEHLAKKVEAAVSANDRRPIKTWSRRSMILPDMVGLTIAVHNGRQHVPVLVSENMVGPKLGEFAPTRTYKGHVADKKTR
- the rplW gene encoding 50S ribosomal protein L23 — protein: MSQERLMTLLLGPHVSEKSTRVADQSNQVVFKVRRDASKPEIAQAVELMFDVKVDSVQVVNHRGKIKRFGSRFGRRSDWKKAYVTLAEGHDIDFLDAAE
- the rplB gene encoding 50S ribosomal protein L2, whose protein sequence is MAVQKTKPTSAGRRFVVKVKASGLHTGKPYEPLVASKSRSGGRNNAGRITTRHRGGGHKQRYRVVDFKRDKDSIPAKVERLEYDPNRSANLALLLYADGERRYIIAPKGVETGTPIMSGTDAPIKPGNCLPLRNIPVGSVVHCIELKPGCGAQLARSAGASVQLAAREGRYATLRLRSGEMRKVLAECRATVGEVGNDEHSLRKLGKAGATRWRGVRPTVRGVAMNPVDHPHGGGEGRTSGGRHPVSPWGTPTKGYKTRNNKRTDNMIVRRRRKK